From the genome of Symphalangus syndactylus isolate Jambi chromosome 7, NHGRI_mSymSyn1-v2.1_pri, whole genome shotgun sequence, one region includes:
- the LY6K gene encoding lymphocyte antigen 6K isoform X1, which translates to MALLALLLVVVLPRVWTDANLTARQRDPEDAKQTDEGDNRLWCHVCERENTFECQNPKRCKETEPYCVIAAVKIFPRFFMISKQCSASCAAIERPKPEEKQFLLEEPMPFFYLKCCKVRYCNLEGPPINSSVFREYAGSVGESCGGLGLAVLLLLASTAACLSLP; encoded by the exons ATGGCGCTGCTCGCCTTGCTGCTGGTCGTGGTCCTCCCGCGGGTGTGGACAGACGCCAACCTGACTGCGAGACAGCGAGATCCAGAGGACGCCAAGCAGACGG ACGAGGGTGACAATAGACTGTGGTGTCATGTCTGTGAGAGAGAAAACACTTTCGAGTGCCAGAACCCAAAGAGGTGCAAAGAGACAGAGCCATACTGCGTTATAGCGGCCGTGA AAATATTTCCACGGTTTTTCATGATTTCGAAGCAGTGCTCCGCTAGTTGTGCAGCGATTGAGAGACCCAAGCCAGAGGAGAAGCAGTTTCTCCTGGAAGAGCCCATGCCCTTCTTTTACCTCAAGTGTTGTAAAGTTCGATACTGCAATTTAGAGGGgccacctatcaactcatcagtGTTCCGAGAATATGCTGGGAGCGTGGGTGAGAGCTGTGGTGGGCTGGGGCTGGCCGTCCTCCTGCTGCTGGCCTCCACtgcagcct
- the LY6K gene encoding lymphocyte antigen 6K isoform X2 codes for MALLALLLVVVLPRVWTDANLTARQRDPEDAKQTDEGDNRLWCHVCERENTFECQNPKRCKETEPYCVIAAVTTPRPAFPVHMDRPYHAEASPSLKQYSTHRTGPHPPNSRLVPQLSVHL; via the exons ATGGCGCTGCTCGCCTTGCTGCTGGTCGTGGTCCTCCCGCGGGTGTGGACAGACGCCAACCTGACTGCGAGACAGCGAGATCCAGAGGACGCCAAGCAGACGG ACGAGGGTGACAATAGACTGTGGTGTCATGTCTGTGAGAGAGAAAACACTTTCGAGTGCCAGAACCCAAAGAGGTGCAAAGAGACAGAGCCATACTGCGTTATAGCGGCCGTGA CAACCCCTAGACCCGCATTCCCAGTGCACATGGACAGGCCATACCACGCGGAAGCCAGCCCTTCCCTGAAGCAGTATTCAACACACAGGACTGGCCCTCATCCTCCCAACTCCCGCTTGGTGCCCCAATTGAGTGTGCACCTTTGA